Part of the Flavobacterium sp. KS-LB2 genome is shown below.
TGACCTACTAATTCACGAACTACACCATAACCATGCGCTTCGGTGTATTTTTGAATTGCATTTCCTACGTCTTCCACGCGGTTTCCTAATTTGAATTCGCGGATTCCAACGTATAATGACTCTTTAGTTACTTGCAATAATTTTTTAGTTTCAGGAGCAACTTCACCTATTTCAAAAGAATAGGCATGATCACCATGGTATCCGTTTTTATATGCGCCACAATCTACAGAGATTACATCACCACTTTTTAAAGGCGTATTGTTTGGGATTCCATGAACAACTTGAGCGTTTGGACTCATGCAAAGTGAATTTGGGAAACCATATAATCCAAGAAAACTTGGTTCAGCCCCATGATCACGAATGAATTCTTCAGCTAATTTGTCCAGATATAAAGTAGTAACTCCTTCTTTGATTTCAGAAGCAATCATCCCTAATGTTTTTGATACGATTAACGCACTTTCGCGCATCAATTCTATTTCTTCACGTGATTTTACAATAATCATAATTTCGAATTTTCAGTTTGCAAAAGTACGATTTTATAAATTATTTAATCCGGATTAGCCATAATTTTAAAAAGCTCTGAATTTGAGATGTAAAAACGGTTCTCCAAAGCGATCTTTGAAAGCTGTGCAAGTACTAAATTATTCTCTCGGGTGTTGATTAAAAATAAAGAGCTTTCGCCAAAAGAAAACAAACGCTCTTCAGAATTTAACATTGTGATATTGTCTTGAACCAAACTTTTGATTAATGCTTTTTGTTTTAAAAGCGATTCAATTTCCATTTTTTGGGCATTAATTTTATTGGTTAATTGCACTTTTTCTAGATCCAATACAAATTCGGTTTCCTGTACTTTGTACTTCGCCAATTTCAAGCTTCCACGTTCTTTGCGCAGAAATAAAGGAAAATAAAAATCCAATCCAATTTTATAATCCTCAAATTGATAATTGTCAATATAACTGGGTTCTGATAAATAAGAGTATCCAATATCAATTTTTGGCAACAGCATATTGGCCTTTAATTTCTTTTCCACGTTTAACATATCAATTTTGCTCTGTAACGCATTGATTTTTGGATGATTGGTGATCGAGAAGTCAGTATTCAATAAATCATTGGTTTTTAAACTTTCTTGGATCGTAAATTCTAATTGTATTTCTGGAATTAATTCATCTGCCAATTCAAGTGGAATGTTGTTTTCCAACCAAAGAAAATTAGCGAGTTCTAATTTGGCTTTAGCCAATTTAAGTTTGGAATCTTCTAAATTCAATATTCGGTTTTTTACAATAATACCGGCTTCAACACTATCGATTGCCGGTTTGTCTCCTTGCTTGATCAATGATTGAATTCCTTTAAGCCTAATTTGTGCATTTTCATTATACTCTTCGTACAACTGCACTTCATTGAAGTTTTTTTTCCAATTAAAATAAGCCAAGGAAGCATCGTATAAAACTGTGATAGCTTGCAGTTTTCTTTCGGATTGGCTTAGTTGCATTTGCATTTTTGCTTTTCTTACATCGGCCATTCTTTGATTGATAAACAACCCTTGTCCCAGCGGAATCGTTACTCCAAGAGAAGTTAATCCTTGATTGGGCACCGTATTTTCTGGATTGAGATAAACGCCTTCGTTGTTGTCAAAGCCCGCTTTAATCTCAATTCCATACCAAGTTGGAATTTTGAAGCTACTGTTCAAAATCGAGTAATATTCAGTGTCTTTGAATTGTTTTTTGCTAAAATCAACTTCTATTTTTGGATCAAAGCCACCGCGGGCCATCATCAAATTAGCCTGTGCTTTATTGATTTCTAAGTTGGCATTTTTAACTAACGGATGGTATTTCTTTACATAACCCAGAAATTCAGTATACGTGAATTCTTTTGAGGATATACCTTGTGCTGTGGCAGCAAATCCAAAGAATAAAAATGCTAAAAATACTTGTTTCATTATTTCTTTTCTTTTGTAGTTTTGGCTGATGGTTTGTAATAATTTGGAGGAAATCCATTTAGGGTTCTCC
Proteins encoded:
- the map gene encoding type I methionyl aminopeptidase translates to MIIVKSREEIELMRESALIVSKTLGMIASEIKEGVTTLYLDKLAEEFIRDHGAEPSFLGLYGFPNSLCMSPNAQVVHGIPNNTPLKSGDVISVDCGAYKNGYHGDHAYSFEIGEVAPETKKLLQVTKESLYVGIREFKLGNRVEDVGNAIQKYTEAHGYGVVRELVGHGVGQKMHEDPEMPNYGKKGRGKLFVEGMVVAIEPMINMGTRNIKQLKDGWTILTADGKPSAHFEHDVAIIDGKPEILSTFGYIYKALGIVSNEEDEFRQKPLVL
- a CDS encoding TolC family protein, coding for MKQVFLAFLFFGFAATAQGISSKEFTYTEFLGYVKKYHPLVKNANLEINKAQANLMMARGGFDPKIEVDFSKKQFKDTEYYSILNSSFKIPTWYGIEIKAGFDNNEGVYLNPENTVPNQGLTSLGVTIPLGQGLFINQRMADVRKAKMQMQLSQSERKLQAITVLYDASLAYFNWKKNFNEVQLYEEYNENAQIRLKGIQSLIKQGDKPAIDSVEAGIIVKNRILNLEDSKLKLAKAKLELANFLWLENNIPLELADELIPEIQLEFTIQESLKTNDLLNTDFSITNHPKINALQSKIDMLNVEKKLKANMLLPKIDIGYSYLSEPSYIDNYQFEDYKIGLDFYFPLFLRKERGSLKLAKYKVQETEFVLDLEKVQLTNKINAQKMEIESLLKQKALIKSLVQDNITMLNSEERLFSFGESSLFLINTRENNLVLAQLSKIALENRFYISNSELFKIMANPD